From Gammaproteobacteria bacterium, a single genomic window includes:
- a CDS encoding integron integrase, producing the protein MCTCSSQSDQDETMGKNLMSLYFAQLRHQKLSPDRARWYVKRVEFYLKAIAIPVEEQNVEDLVQYLNTVSQSGRVSDWQFQQVVQALRLLLRDTAKLPWAKEFPWGFWEELATSLPSSHATIARDADISTELLQQIPESSVKIVKKFRDGFPELYQKMVARMRINHFSIRTEHAYIPWVARYLLFHSMQNPADLDKHAVVSYLEYLVVKRNVAASTQGQALCAIVFFYKHVLGMDLGEFGDFSRSQKQKRLPVVLTKAEVRALLSQLEDDKISLMANLLYGCGIRLMECIRLRVFDLDFEYGQIIIRKGKGGKDRVVPLPKRLVESLKQQVEFVKQLHEEDVKAGYGEVYLPFALSRKYPNAAKELGWQYVFPSSRLSVDPRSNIVRRHHVHETVLQRYVKKAATESGLVKKVNCHSLRHSFATHLLENNYDIRTVQELLGHADVSTTMIYTHVLNKPGVSVLSPLDQL; encoded by the coding sequence ATGTGCACCTGTTCTAGTCAATCAGATCAGGATGAAACCATGGGCAAGAATTTGATGAGTCTCTATTTCGCACAACTACGACACCAGAAGTTGTCGCCCGATAGAGCTAGGTGGTATGTGAAACGCGTTGAGTTCTATTTAAAAGCTATAGCGATTCCGGTGGAGGAGCAAAACGTAGAGGATTTGGTGCAGTATTTGAACACCGTTAGTCAAAGCGGCAGAGTTTCTGACTGGCAGTTCCAACAAGTGGTGCAGGCATTGAGGTTGTTGTTGCGGGATACGGCTAAGTTGCCCTGGGCTAAGGAGTTCCCATGGGGATTTTGGGAGGAGTTGGCTACCAGTTTACCTTCATCTCACGCCACGATTGCCAGAGATGCTGATATAAGTACAGAGTTGTTGCAACAAATCCCAGAGTCATCGGTAAAAATTGTCAAGAAATTTCGAGACGGGTTTCCAGAGTTATACCAAAAGATGGTGGCACGTATGCGGATAAACCATTTTTCCATAAGAACGGAACATGCCTACATCCCTTGGGTTGCAAGGTATTTGCTTTTCCATTCCATGCAGAATCCGGCTGATCTGGATAAACACGCCGTAGTGTCATATTTGGAGTATTTGGTTGTAAAACGAAATGTAGCAGCCAGCACTCAGGGGCAGGCTTTGTGTGCGATTGTTTTCTTTTATAAACACGTACTCGGAATGGATTTGGGCGAGTTCGGTGATTTTTCTCGTTCCCAGAAACAAAAAAGACTGCCCGTGGTGCTGACAAAAGCAGAGGTCAGAGCGCTGTTGTCGCAGTTGGAGGATGATAAGATTTCTCTAATGGCTAATTTGCTGTACGGTTGTGGAATTCGTTTAATGGAGTGTATTCGACTGCGGGTGTTCGATCTGGATTTTGAATACGGACAAATTATCATTCGTAAGGGCAAGGGAGGAAAAGACCGGGTAGTGCCACTGCCCAAACGTCTTGTTGAGTCTTTAAAACAACAAGTTGAATTCGTAAAACAACTCCATGAAGAGGATGTAAAGGCGGGGTACGGTGAGGTGTATTTACCATTTGCGTTGTCTAGAAAATATCCAAATGCTGCGAAGGAATTGGGTTGGCAATACGTGTTCCCATCGTCTCGGCTTTCGGTGGATCCTCGCAGTAACATTGTTCGCAGGCACCATGTTCATGAGACTGTGTTACAGCGCTATGTGAAAAAGGCGGCAACCGAGTCCGGACTGGTGAAAAAAGTGAATTGTCACTCCTTGCGCCATTCCTTTGCCACGCACTTGCTGGAGAATAACTATGATATTCGCACAGTACAGGAATTGTTGGGCCATGCGGATGTATCAACTACAATGATTTATACGCATGTGCTAAATAAACCGGGAGTCAGTGTGTTGAGTCCATTGGATCAATTGTGA
- a CDS encoding DUF4442 domain-containing protein has product MKTSPGALLLRWWFRLAPLPLGKRLFSRLIGIFVPYSATIGARVLDFREGYIRLLLPDRRRVRNHLNSIHAIALVNFGEMCSGLALMSGMPSHVRGIVTHISIDYLKKARGDLQAQCDASFPQVSADMEHIVLVDIVDGVGEVVARVAVTWRLGLIA; this is encoded by the coding sequence GTGAAAACTTCGCCGGGTGCATTACTGTTGCGCTGGTGGTTTCGGCTGGCGCCTTTACCTTTGGGAAAGCGATTGTTTAGCCGCCTAATTGGTATATTTGTTCCCTACAGTGCCACGATTGGTGCACGGGTGTTGGATTTTCGTGAGGGATATATCCGTTTGTTGTTACCGGATCGGCGCCGGGTACGAAATCATCTCAACAGCATTCACGCCATTGCCTTGGTGAATTTCGGTGAAATGTGCAGCGGTTTGGCGCTTATGAGCGGTATGCCATCTCATGTACGAGGGATTGTCACCCATATTAGTATTGACTATTTAAAAAAGGCCAGGGGTGACTTGCAGGCCCAGTGTGATGCGAGTTTTCCCCAGGTAAGCGCAGACATGGAACATATAGTTTTGGTAGATATAGTGGACGGTGTGGGTGAAGTGGTGGCCCGGGTCGCAGTGACCTGGCGATTGGGTTTGATAGCATGA
- a CDS encoding nitronate monooxygenase: MTQDSSLAWRSFCESIGITIPVIGGPMYPCSNPELVAAVSEAGGIGVVQPVTMTYVFGYDFRSSLRYIRSLTQKPIGMNALIEQSSARYRERMEDWIQIALEEGVAFFITSLGKPDWVVDMVHAHGGLVFHDVTEIKWAEKGLSCGVDGLIAVNNRAGGHAGALSAQSLWEQLSPLGVPLICAGGISTGEEYTHMLNLGYAGVQMGTRFIASQECSANEAYKEAIVRSQEKDIVMSETITGVPVSVIETEQVKRAGVKPGAVAGWLLGRKSTKHWMRLFYALKSIRLLKKALLDSSGRRDYWQAGKSVAGIDSVESVSAILQGFEQTRRNTLE, encoded by the coding sequence GTGACGCAAGATTCTTCTCTCGCGTGGCGTTCTTTTTGCGAGTCTATAGGCATAACAATACCGGTTATTGGCGGTCCGATGTATCCGTGCAGCAATCCTGAACTGGTGGCAGCGGTGTCAGAGGCGGGGGGTATTGGTGTCGTTCAGCCTGTGACCATGACCTATGTCTTTGGGTATGATTTTCGCAGCAGTTTGCGATACATACGCAGCCTCACCCAAAAACCCATTGGCATGAACGCGCTAATCGAACAGTCGTCTGCGAGATATCGAGAGCGCATGGAAGACTGGATTCAAATTGCCCTGGAAGAAGGGGTGGCGTTTTTCATTACTTCTTTGGGTAAGCCGGATTGGGTTGTCGATATGGTGCATGCCCATGGTGGTTTGGTGTTTCACGATGTAACCGAGATTAAGTGGGCTGAAAAGGGCTTGTCCTGTGGTGTCGATGGTCTGATTGCGGTTAATAATCGCGCCGGGGGTCATGCAGGTGCTTTGAGTGCGCAAAGCTTGTGGGAGCAGTTATCGCCCTTGGGTGTTCCGCTGATATGCGCCGGTGGGATAAGTACGGGTGAAGAGTATACGCACATGTTGAATTTGGGATATGCCGGTGTGCAAATGGGAACGCGATTTATTGCCTCTCAAGAGTGTTCCGCCAATGAGGCTTATAAAGAGGCGATTGTGCGCTCCCAGGAAAAAGATATTGTTATGAGTGAGACCATTACCGGCGTACCCGTGTCGGTAATAGAAACTGAGCAAGTGAAACGGGCCGGAGTTAAGCCGGGCGCTGTGGCGGGCTGGTTGTTGGGCAGGAAGTCCACTAAACATTGGATGCGTTTGTTTTATGCCTTAAAGTCGATTCGCTTGTTAAAGAAGGCATTGCTGGATAGTAGTGGCAGGCGGGATTATTGGCAGGCAGGTAAGAGTGTGGCGGGGATTGATAGCGTTGAGTCGGTGTCGGCGATCCTGCAAGGGTTTGAGCAAACACGGAGAAACACGTTAGAATGA
- a CDS encoding glycosyltransferase family 2 protein: protein MNQSSKAPTFAVLIPAYNEAATIHNVVAKSLAHTDKVIVVDDGSSDDTVAQLHDLSVEVLQNEQNCGKAASLWRGLQHAMEKGYDYVITLDGDGQHDPAEIPELIAKSRDNPNCLIIGARLKNRENAPKARLFANNFADFWVSWAAGQWVSDSQSGFRVYPAQLISKLRIPHHRSRSFVFESEIAIESVRHGHPVVVKPIVSTYHADARPSHFKPVADISKIVLMIAWKIIKWGLYPVGFIKALNTRPKI, encoded by the coding sequence ATGAATCAAAGTAGTAAAGCTCCCACCTTCGCAGTACTTATTCCGGCTTACAACGAAGCTGCTACCATTCATAATGTGGTTGCAAAATCATTGGCGCACACCGACAAAGTCATCGTTGTCGATGACGGCTCCAGTGATGACACTGTCGCACAACTACACGATCTTTCCGTGGAAGTTCTACAAAACGAACAAAACTGCGGCAAAGCTGCCAGCCTGTGGCGAGGCCTGCAACACGCTATGGAAAAAGGCTACGACTACGTTATCACCCTGGACGGGGACGGTCAGCACGACCCGGCTGAAATACCTGAGCTGATAGCAAAAAGTCGGGACAATCCCAACTGCCTCATCATCGGTGCCCGGTTAAAAAATCGCGAAAACGCTCCTAAAGCACGCTTGTTTGCCAACAATTTTGCGGACTTTTGGGTTTCCTGGGCTGCGGGGCAATGGGTATCGGACAGTCAATCCGGTTTTCGGGTTTATCCCGCCCAACTGATCAGTAAACTGCGCATTCCCCACCACCGCTCCCGCAGCTTTGTATTTGAAAGTGAAATCGCCATAGAGTCAGTGCGCCACGGTCACCCGGTAGTAGTCAAACCGATTGTATCCACCTACCACGCCGATGCCCGCCCCAGTCACTTCAAACCGGTTGCGGATATTAGCAAAATCGTACTCATGATTGCCTGGAAAATTATAAAGTGGGGATTGTACCCGGTGGGGTTTATAAAGGCTTTGAACACTCGCCCTAAGATTTAG
- the fabG gene encoding 3-oxoacyl-ACP reductase FabG — protein MSKVALVTGGSGGIGAEICRRLAQDGHQVYVHANQNKDKAEQLVQAIEAEGGQAQSIVFDVTDAEQTRCLLTELAEKNPIQILVNNAGIHSDAPMAGMSTEQWDKVLQVSLNGFFNVTQPLLLPMMATRWGRIINSSSIAGITGNRGQANYAAAKAGLHGATKTLAKELASRGVTVNCVAPGIIETEMTEGVFDAKTIKAMVPMKRAGKPEEVAALVSFLASDQAAYISGQIININGAMV, from the coding sequence GTGAGTAAGGTTGCATTGGTAACGGGAGGCAGCGGCGGAATCGGCGCGGAAATCTGCAGGCGCCTGGCCCAAGATGGCCATCAAGTTTACGTTCATGCCAACCAGAACAAAGATAAAGCTGAGCAATTGGTGCAGGCTATCGAAGCCGAAGGCGGCCAGGCACAAAGCATTGTCTTTGATGTTACCGATGCGGAACAAACCCGGTGCCTCTTGACCGAACTGGCGGAAAAAAATCCGATCCAGATTCTGGTCAATAACGCCGGAATCCATAGTGATGCCCCCATGGCCGGCATGAGCACCGAACAATGGGACAAAGTACTGCAAGTTTCACTCAACGGGTTTTTCAATGTTACGCAACCCCTGTTACTGCCGATGATGGCAACTCGTTGGGGGCGAATTATTAACAGCTCCTCCATTGCAGGTATCACTGGCAATCGAGGTCAAGCCAATTACGCGGCGGCTAAGGCAGGACTGCATGGTGCCACCAAGACCCTGGCCAAAGAACTGGCTTCCCGAGGCGTCACTGTTAACTGCGTTGCCCCTGGTATTATAGAAACGGAAATGACCGAAGGGGTATTTGATGCCAAAACCATTAAGGCTATGGTGCCCATGAAACGTGCCGGCAAACCGGAAGAAGTGGCCGCTTTAGTGAGTTTTCTGGCGTCAGATCAAGCCGCGTATATTTCCGGGCAAATTATTAACATTAACGGTGCTATGGTTTAA
- a CDS encoding phosphotransferase, protein MTGPAIKVTRDELCDLIPHSGIMCLLDGVRDWTDDSISCISRSHQSQDNPLRRNNQLSSVHTMEYGAQAMAVHGGLLAKQYGQSIKPGYLAALRDVELLVPRIDDVEETLVISAKQLMAGDGNLMYVFKIMAGDRVISSARATVITQG, encoded by the coding sequence ATGACAGGACCGGCCATCAAGGTAACACGGGATGAGCTGTGTGATTTGATTCCTCATTCCGGCATCATGTGTTTGTTGGACGGTGTTAGGGATTGGACCGACGATAGCATCTCTTGTATCAGCCGTTCACACCAATCACAGGACAATCCTCTACGACGAAACAATCAATTGTCCAGCGTCCATACTATGGAGTATGGGGCCCAAGCGATGGCAGTACACGGCGGCCTATTAGCCAAACAATATGGCCAATCTATTAAGCCCGGTTATTTGGCGGCATTGCGTGACGTAGAATTGTTAGTCCCCCGTATTGATGACGTGGAAGAAACCCTGGTGATTTCCGCTAAACAGCTCATGGCCGGCGATGGTAATCTTATGTATGTGTTCAAAATCATGGCCGGAGACCGCGTAATCAGTTCCGCTCGTGCCACCGTCATTACCCAAGGCTAA
- a CDS encoding beta-ketoacyl synthase chain length factor, translated as MLKASIKKIGIIAPGLTNWGQCRQVLTGEQTFEKRPPDKFVPNLLRPNERRRTTNLIKLALQVGEQILDDCPYPQNSLCAVFASSEGDTDIIDKICTALTLPDQPVSPTQFHNSVHNAPAGYWAIATECRESSTSLSAGTASFASGLLEATTIAVTEHKPVLMISYDYPAPESLQPFVPVTEPLACALLISHETDGENEAIISLQLNQTATPSSLDNAALEPLRQSNPSGHALSLLEAICTSKQTAVLPYVGGNSLMVTLS; from the coding sequence ATGCTGAAAGCTTCTATAAAAAAAATCGGTATCATCGCTCCAGGCCTCACCAACTGGGGGCAGTGTCGTCAAGTCCTTACCGGCGAGCAAACCTTTGAAAAAAGACCACCGGACAAATTTGTGCCCAACCTGCTGCGCCCCAATGAAAGACGGCGTACCACGAATCTCATAAAATTGGCTTTACAAGTTGGCGAACAAATTCTGGATGATTGCCCTTATCCACAAAACTCTTTGTGTGCCGTGTTTGCTTCATCCGAAGGCGATACCGATATTATTGATAAAATTTGCACGGCTTTGACACTACCGGACCAACCGGTATCACCCACACAATTTCACAACTCCGTACATAACGCACCGGCAGGATATTGGGCCATTGCCACCGAATGCCGGGAATCTTCCACCAGTTTGTCAGCCGGTACAGCGTCGTTTGCATCCGGCTTACTGGAGGCAACCACCATCGCAGTGACAGAGCACAAACCCGTTTTGATGATCAGCTACGATTACCCTGCACCCGAATCATTGCAACCCTTTGTTCCCGTAACCGAGCCTCTGGCATGCGCCTTGTTGATCAGCCATGAGACTGACGGTGAGAACGAGGCGATCATATCGCTGCAATTGAATCAGACCGCGACTCCTTCCTCGCTGGACAATGCAGCGCTGGAACCCCTGCGTCAAAGCAACCCCAGCGGACACGCGTTAAGCTTGCTGGAAGCCATCTGCACCTCAAAACAAACCGCTGTACTGCCTTATGTAGGAGGAAATTCATTAATGGTGACCTTATCATGA
- a CDS encoding beta-ketoacyl-[acyl-carrier-protein] synthase family protein: MNQVLKITHYTTVNSLGTGLKANLDALQQKRSGLSSCDFSDCHLETWIGQVALEQPVDGALAQFDCRNNRLALAGMQADGFAEAIAAARQRYGAHRIGVFMGTSTSGIQQTERAYKHRDLVANALPKDFNYQQSHNTFSVAWFTQQYLQLQGPAVVISTACSSSAKVFASASRYIQAGLCDAAIVGGVDSLCLTTLLGFNSLELVSQQKCRPWDGGRNGINIGESAGYALLEKPNGDNAQALELLGYGESSDAYHMSTPHPQGEGAALAMQRALETAELQADKVDYINLHGTATQSNDSAEDHAVVQVFGTFTPCSSSKGWTGHTLGAAGITEAVFCFLAMENNFMPGTLNTTSIDPALSAQVLLDNKAGKINITMSNSFGFGGSNCSLLFGKAGISS, encoded by the coding sequence ATGAATCAAGTGTTGAAAATCACCCACTACACCACAGTGAACTCGCTGGGTACCGGCTTGAAGGCCAATCTGGACGCATTGCAACAAAAACGCAGTGGCCTAAGCAGCTGCGACTTCAGCGACTGCCATTTGGAGACCTGGATCGGCCAAGTCGCCCTGGAGCAACCCGTGGACGGCGCTCTAGCCCAATTTGATTGCCGCAATAACCGTCTAGCGCTTGCCGGTATGCAGGCGGATGGCTTTGCAGAAGCGATAGCGGCAGCGCGTCAACGCTATGGCGCACACCGTATTGGCGTGTTTATGGGTACCAGCACCTCCGGTATTCAACAAACCGAGCGAGCTTACAAGCATCGAGATTTGGTAGCCAATGCCCTACCGAAAGATTTTAATTACCAACAAAGCCACAATACGTTTTCCGTTGCCTGGTTCACTCAACAATATTTACAACTGCAAGGGCCTGCTGTTGTTATATCCACGGCTTGTTCTTCCAGTGCCAAAGTTTTCGCCAGCGCCAGCCGTTATATACAAGCCGGGTTGTGTGACGCCGCCATTGTCGGTGGTGTAGACAGCCTATGCTTAACCACCTTATTGGGCTTTAACTCTTTGGAACTGGTTTCACAGCAAAAGTGTCGTCCCTGGGACGGCGGACGCAACGGCATTAATATTGGAGAATCCGCCGGCTATGCCCTGCTGGAAAAACCCAATGGTGATAATGCGCAGGCACTGGAGCTGCTGGGCTACGGAGAAAGCAGTGACGCGTACCATATGTCTACGCCCCACCCACAGGGCGAGGGGGCGGCCCTGGCCATGCAGCGCGCATTGGAAACAGCCGAATTGCAGGCAGATAAAGTGGACTACATTAACCTTCATGGCACCGCCACCCAATCCAACGACAGCGCGGAAGATCACGCCGTCGTTCAGGTTTTTGGTACATTTACACCCTGTAGCTCCAGCAAAGGCTGGACAGGCCACACCTTGGGTGCCGCAGGGATCACTGAAGCCGTGTTTTGCTTTCTGGCCATGGAAAATAATTTTATGCCCGGCACCTTAAACACCACCAGTATTGACCCTGCCCTGTCCGCACAAGTACTGCTGGACAACAAAGCCGGTAAAATAAACATAACGATGAGTAACTCTTTCGGGTTTGGCGGCAGCAATTGCAGCTTGCTGTTTGGCAAAGCCGGCATTTCCAGCTAA
- a CDS encoding MMPL family transporter: protein MTGTEPRQHRYIPIALWLIAIAISLWVLFTRAHMSTDMAQFMPDAKTPAEKLLLEELNQGAASRLLLLAIEAKDPHSPVTQQTIQTLAQLSREFAKQLKQSERFNRVDNGMPAKQDKQDQRLLFQYRYLLSHQINQERFQTPSLRALLERRLLELSSPMGMMNKRTFTKDPTNELGTIVDSLQPQQNTNTQYGVWFSGDNRKALLMLQTQAPGFDLDAQERNITAIGKIFQSLDQGTPAQNYTLTLSGSSVFATQSRKKIEKEITLLSAAAGIAVILILLLAYRSVSLTLISALPLVSGILFGTAGVILAFGQIHGVTLAFGVTILGVAIDYPIHAFSHLKPPRSVTYNIGRIWPTLRLGVVTTATGYLAMAFTHFSGLAQLSWFAIIGLLAAAAITRWVVPAVLPAYYVPKTAQQTNGVLAPDGIFARMLQPGFKTTLGMIILAITACGYITLTDKTIWQNDLSALSPLPKDKLQLDKQLRAELGAPDVHHMVLISDTSAETVLQKSEQLDQKLRELKTAGIVASVDMASHYLPSVKTQTQRQALLPDELMLRQQLTAAVQGMPFRDGQFEPFVQSVVDSKTLPALTLEHLQNSALGLKLSSLLFQRSDHWTAVVILYDARQPQKLTEWFQQQDLDGVYYLNLKQTSNILVSSFRQETLSRMQWAILAIIVVLWLGLRSWDYLVAATLPVGAAIVCVMALLIALDMPLSLFNLVAVLLVFGIGIDYGLFFNRNEVDIQEKLRTFHALSVCCISTVTVFGLLSLSHIPVLKDMGHTVSVGVLLSFVFALSLSQTRRLFNK, encoded by the coding sequence GTGACCGGTACCGAGCCCCGTCAGCACCGCTACATCCCCATAGCCCTCTGGCTTATCGCCATTGCCATTAGCCTGTGGGTATTGTTTACCCGCGCCCATATGAGCACGGATATGGCGCAGTTTATGCCAGACGCCAAAACGCCTGCGGAAAAACTATTACTGGAAGAATTAAACCAAGGTGCCGCTTCGCGCCTGCTGCTACTCGCCATTGAAGCCAAAGACCCTCACTCCCCAGTCACTCAACAAACCATCCAAACATTGGCACAACTGAGTCGCGAGTTTGCCAAACAACTGAAACAGAGTGAACGATTCAACCGGGTGGATAATGGCATGCCGGCGAAACAGGACAAACAAGACCAGCGACTGTTGTTTCAATACCGCTATTTGCTCAGCCACCAGATAAATCAAGAACGCTTTCAGACCCCCTCATTGCGCGCCCTGTTAGAGCGGCGCTTGCTGGAATTGAGTTCCCCCATGGGCATGATGAACAAGCGCACTTTCACCAAGGACCCCACTAATGAACTGGGCACTATTGTAGACAGCCTGCAACCGCAACAAAACACCAACACCCAATATGGCGTATGGTTTTCCGGCGATAACCGCAAAGCATTGTTGATGTTACAGACACAGGCACCAGGGTTTGATTTGGATGCGCAGGAGCGCAATATTACCGCTATTGGGAAAATTTTTCAGTCCCTCGACCAAGGGACTCCAGCGCAAAACTACACCCTGACCCTCAGCGGAAGCAGCGTTTTTGCCACTCAATCACGCAAAAAAATAGAAAAAGAAATCACTTTACTAAGCGCAGCAGCCGGCATCGCCGTCATTTTGATTTTACTACTGGCTTACCGCTCCGTGAGCCTAACTTTAATCAGCGCATTACCGCTGGTCTCCGGCATACTTTTCGGCACAGCGGGAGTGATCCTTGCCTTTGGGCAGATCCATGGAGTCACCCTCGCATTTGGCGTGACCATACTGGGGGTAGCCATTGATTACCCTATCCATGCGTTCAGCCACTTAAAGCCACCGCGCAGTGTTACTTACAACATTGGACGCATCTGGCCCACCTTGCGCTTGGGTGTGGTCACTACCGCAACGGGCTATTTAGCCATGGCCTTTACCCATTTCAGCGGCTTGGCGCAATTGTCGTGGTTTGCCATTATTGGGCTGTTAGCTGCAGCGGCCATTACCCGCTGGGTAGTCCCGGCGGTGCTTCCCGCCTATTACGTACCGAAAACCGCACAACAGACAAATGGTGTTCTTGCTCCGGACGGGATTTTCGCTCGGATGTTACAGCCGGGATTTAAAACCACCTTGGGTATGATCATTTTGGCAATTACTGCCTGCGGATATATTACATTGACTGATAAAACGATATGGCAAAATGATCTATCCGCGCTAAGCCCCTTGCCGAAAGATAAACTGCAATTGGATAAACAACTGCGCGCGGAACTGGGCGCGCCGGATGTACACCATATGGTCTTAATCAGTGATACCAGCGCTGAGACGGTGCTGCAAAAATCGGAACAATTAGACCAAAAATTGCGGGAATTGAAAACGGCCGGCATCGTAGCCTCTGTTGATATGGCCAGCCATTACCTTCCCAGCGTAAAAACCCAAACTCAACGTCAGGCATTATTGCCCGACGAACTTATGCTGCGACAACAGCTCACTGCCGCCGTTCAAGGCATGCCGTTTCGAGACGGCCAGTTTGAGCCCTTTGTGCAATCCGTTGTCGACAGCAAAACACTACCCGCCCTAACGCTGGAACATCTGCAAAACAGTGCCTTGGGTTTAAAACTCAGCTCCCTGCTGTTTCAACGCTCGGATCACTGGACGGCTGTGGTGATACTGTACGATGCCCGACAGCCGCAGAAACTCACCGAGTGGTTCCAACAACAAGATCTGGATGGGGTTTATTATCTCAACTTAAAACAAACCAGCAATATCCTGGTCAGCAGTTTTCGCCAAGAAACTCTGTCACGAATGCAATGGGCCATTTTGGCCATCATCGTGGTACTATGGTTGGGATTGCGTTCCTGGGATTATCTGGTCGCCGCCACGTTACCGGTAGGCGCTGCCATTGTTTGTGTCATGGCGCTGTTGATTGCTCTCGATATGCCTCTGTCCCTGTTTAATCTGGTGGCGGTACTGCTGGTATTTGGAATTGGTATAGACTATGGTTTGTTTTTTAATCGTAATGAAGTCGACATTCAGGAAAAATTACGCACCTTTCACGCACTGTCGGTATGCTGTATATCCACGGTTACCGTGTTTGGCCTTTTATCCCTGTCCCACATTCCCGTACTCAAAGACATGGGCCATACCGTGTCTGTAGGTGTTTTACTGAGCTTTGTATTTGCGCTGTCCCTATCGCAAACGCGTCGCTTGTTTAACAAATAA
- a CDS encoding outer membrane lipoprotein carrier protein LolA, with product MACLYSSTPSSAEPEASAWNLETLMEAMAQVKSSSARYELVEHRSITTKPLVSSGKLVYKAPDYIERRSEKPLPGYFIVEKDNLRLKTEGQKERRLVLYQFPPIHALVEAMRSTLSGNIKTLKNFYQASLSGNRKAWTLKLNPLDEEMLTYVDAMTLHGSGTQLHRVETLEAGGDRSIMTVSDHGMTL from the coding sequence GTGGCTTGTCTGTACAGCTCTACGCCATCCAGCGCAGAGCCGGAAGCATCGGCTTGGAATCTGGAAACCTTAATGGAGGCGATGGCCCAAGTGAAGTCCTCCAGTGCCCGTTATGAGTTGGTCGAACATCGCTCCATCACCACGAAACCCCTGGTATCCTCCGGCAAACTGGTTTACAAGGCGCCGGACTATATTGAACGGCGCAGCGAAAAACCGCTTCCGGGTTACTTCATTGTGGAAAAAGACAACCTGCGCCTGAAAACCGAAGGTCAAAAGGAGCGTCGTCTGGTGCTGTACCAATTCCCCCCGATACATGCGCTGGTGGAAGCCATGCGCTCAACGCTATCGGGTAATATTAAAACCCTGAAAAACTTCTATCAGGCATCCCTTTCCGGCAACCGCAAGGCCTGGACCTTGAAACTGAATCCATTGGATGAAGAAATGCTGACTTATGTGGATGCCATGACTTTGCACGGCAGTGGCACCCAACTGCATCGCGTAGAAACGCTGGAGGCCGGCGGTGACCGCAGTATCATGACGGTCAGTGATCACGGCATGACGCTTTGA
- a CDS encoding lipid A biosynthesis acyltransferase: MGSEWKKSPERGSPLLVKLILWVALHIGRTPTRVFLYPITLYFLLAVSKARRASFQFFTLVLQHPPSLLTVARHFHCFASTILDRVYFLCGRFDLFKTKIENLDLLLNTLAEGKGCILLGSHLGSFEVLRAVALKEKNIPLKVFMRVEQNATITKLLDTLNPDIAKTVIPLGTFSAGLAAHEFLNTGGMLGILGDRVSNDDKTVECQFMGKPTLFPTGPLLMASILNVPVVLIFGLYRGGNRYDVHFELLTESVDVSRKTRDEDIQRWVQLYAKRLEHYTRMAPYNWFNYYDYWNTNKVNETP, translated from the coding sequence ATGGGCAGCGAATGGAAAAAATCCCCCGAACGAGGGTCTCCCTTATTGGTAAAGTTGATCCTGTGGGTAGCGCTGCACATCGGCCGGACTCCGACTCGGGTTTTTTTGTATCCCATTACCCTGTACTTTCTGCTGGCGGTTAGCAAAGCGCGCCGGGCATCATTCCAGTTTTTCACTTTAGTTTTGCAGCATCCACCCAGCTTATTGACAGTCGCCAGGCATTTTCACTGTTTTGCCTCCACTATTTTGGATCGAGTGTATTTCCTGTGCGGGCGCTTTGATTTGTTTAAGACCAAGATCGAAAATCTTGATCTGCTGCTCAACACCTTGGCCGAGGGTAAGGGTTGTATCTTATTAGGTTCGCACCTGGGAAGTTTCGAGGTGTTGCGTGCTGTTGCTTTGAAAGAGAAAAATATCCCCTTAAAAGTTTTCATGCGGGTGGAGCAAAACGCCACCATCACTAAGTTGTTGGACACGTTGAACCCGGACATCGCCAAAACCGTTATCCCGCTGGGCACATTTAGCGCCGGCTTGGCCGCCCACGAGTTTCTCAACACCGGTGGTATGTTGGGCATACTCGGTGACCGAGTCAGCAACGATGACAAAACCGTGGAATGCCAATTCATGGGGAAACCCACTTTATTTCCCACCGGCCCCTTGTTGATGGCTTCTATTTTAAACGTCCCGGTAGTGCTAATATTCGGTTTGTATCGTGGCGGTAACCGCTACGATGTGCACTTCGAACTGTTGACTGAATCGGTTGACGTTTCCCGAAAAACCCGAGATGAAGATATCCAGCGTTGGGTTCAGCTGTATGCCAAACGGCTGGAACACTATACCCGTATGGCGCCTTACAATTGGTTTAATTATTATGATTATTGGAACACCAATAAAGTCAACGAAACACCATAA